The Neobacillus sp. OS1-2 genome includes a window with the following:
- a CDS encoding OsmC family protein produces the protein MAEHIFHLKANWPGLRNDVGEIETGSLKTKVSIPPEMDGPGVGTNPDEMLLGAAATCYIITLAAMMERSGLEKENLTMESEGIVDVTKGVITYKKIIHRPRIVLKSDATEKDVELAGVLAEKAEGSCMISRAVKGNVEIELEAKVEVANS, from the coding sequence ATGGCGGAACATATTTTTCACTTAAAAGCTAACTGGCCGGGATTACGGAATGATGTCGGAGAAATTGAGACGGGGAGTCTGAAAACAAAGGTCTCGATACCGCCGGAAATGGATGGTCCTGGAGTCGGAACCAATCCAGATGAAATGCTCCTCGGAGCCGCGGCAACTTGCTATATCATTACCCTTGCAGCGATGATGGAACGGAGTGGGCTTGAAAAGGAAAATTTAACAATGGAATCCGAAGGCATTGTGGATGTAACTAAAGGAGTTATTACATATAAGAAGATAATCCACCGCCCGCGCATTGTCTTGAAGTCCGACGCAACAGAAAAAGACGTTGAGTTGGCGGGGGTGCTTGCCGAAAAGGCGGAAGGTTCCTGCATGATCAGCCGCGCCGTTAAAGGAAATGTGGAAATCGAGTTGGAGGCTAAGGTGGAAGTAGCAAACTCATAA
- a CDS encoding VanZ family protein, translating into MKIIFKMALLLVLCLYLAILSKLILFKYISLSEIINHFNFTYDEYHWRSNNFVPLKTIYFYLFLADINLNIRIVNLAGNIIGFAPFGFILPLVAKKFQRFSAVTVATFFLSLTFELLQLVFEFGSFDVDDLILNTIGGMLGYIPFKLGYLLIKSKKRMMDKQKYT; encoded by the coding sequence ATGAAAATTATTTTTAAAATGGCACTATTACTAGTTCTTTGTTTATACTTGGCCATTCTATCAAAATTAATTTTGTTTAAATATATTTCGTTATCTGAGATTATTAATCATTTTAACTTTACCTATGATGAATACCACTGGAGGTCGAACAATTTTGTCCCCTTGAAAACCATCTACTTTTACTTGTTCTTAGCAGATATCAATCTAAATATCCGAATCGTAAACCTTGCAGGAAATATCATTGGTTTTGCGCCTTTCGGCTTTATTCTACCATTGGTTGCAAAAAAGTTTCAAAGGTTTAGTGCTGTGACCGTTGCCACCTTCTTTTTAAGCCTGACGTTCGAACTATTGCAGTTAGTCTTTGAATTCGGCAGCTTTGACGTGGACGATTTGATTTTGAATACCATTGGTGGGATGTTGGGTTATATTCCTTTCAAACTTGGTTATCTTCTTATTAAATCGAAAAAGAGAATGATGGATAAACAAAAATATACGTAA
- the cobA gene encoding uroporphyrinogen-III C-methyltransferase: MKTGKVFLVGAGPGDVGLITVKGMEAIKQAEVILYDRLANPKLLEFAPRDCELIYCGKLPDRHILRQENINDLLVEKAMAGKIVVRLKGGDPGVFGRVGEEAAALAQYQIPFEIVPGISSGIAAPLYAGIPVTHREHAESFAVVTAHDKSQNGKPLLDWAGLARGVDTIAFYMGVGNLPFICENLVSNGKPASTPVILIQWGTFGRQKTLQGTLANISEKVLKAKFTNPAIILVGEVISLREKISWFENKPLYGRQILLARTGESVSGMAQHLMDQGADVIEFPKWKKTVLPVDLTKVSSYDRILFTSPESVGEFFRAVFENGVDVRKIGADFYGASTKSVKALNECGFTAKLAEEMTKTGNLLIVGDDSILQKGYEMADFLVTSKKELDRQFLPIFKRMLEEANVNTLVFPSSASVGQFVDALQECDIDALKLWKDLQVVSMGKQTMAEVEAAGLPSHGMPEKATKDALVDFLASQQCKEV; encoded by the coding sequence ATGAAAACAGGAAAAGTGTTTTTAGTTGGGGCAGGGCCAGGGGACGTTGGATTAATCACTGTTAAAGGAATGGAAGCCATTAAGCAAGCTGAGGTCATTTTATATGACCGGCTTGCCAATCCAAAACTATTGGAATTTGCCCCTAGGGATTGTGAGTTGATTTACTGCGGGAAATTGCCAGATCGCCATATTTTACGGCAGGAGAATATTAACGACCTGTTGGTGGAAAAGGCAATGGCAGGAAAAATAGTCGTCCGTTTAAAAGGCGGCGATCCCGGCGTTTTCGGCCGCGTGGGGGAAGAAGCGGCAGCCCTTGCCCAATACCAAATTCCTTTTGAGATTGTTCCAGGCATTTCATCGGGGATTGCAGCCCCCCTTTATGCAGGGATTCCTGTGACACATAGGGAGCATGCTGAATCCTTTGCCGTCGTCACCGCACATGACAAATCCCAGAACGGTAAACCATTGCTCGACTGGGCAGGGCTTGCCCGCGGTGTGGATACGATTGCCTTTTACATGGGAGTGGGGAATTTACCGTTTATCTGCGAAAATCTTGTAAGCAATGGTAAGCCAGCCTCCACACCGGTGATTTTAATCCAATGGGGGACATTTGGCCGCCAAAAAACCTTGCAAGGGACACTTGCAAATATCTCTGAGAAAGTGTTGAAGGCTAAGTTCACCAATCCTGCGATTATTCTTGTCGGCGAAGTGATTTCTCTTCGGGAAAAGATTAGCTGGTTTGAGAATAAGCCCTTGTATGGCCGGCAAATCCTCTTGGCCCGAACAGGTGAGAGCGTAAGCGGAATGGCGCAGCATTTGATGGATCAAGGCGCAGATGTTATCGAATTTCCGAAATGGAAAAAGACCGTGCTGCCAGTTGACCTAACAAAGGTGTCATCGTATGACAGGATTCTATTTACCTCACCTGAGAGTGTTGGCGAATTTTTCAGGGCTGTTTTTGAAAATGGCGTCGATGTCCGAAAAATAGGTGCTGATTTTTACGGAGCATCTACTAAATCGGTGAAAGCGCTAAATGAGTGTGGATTTACCGCGAAGCTTGCTGAGGAGATGACGAAGACTGGAAACTTACTAATTGTTGGTGACGATAGTATTTTGCAAAAAGGCTATGAAATGGCCGACTTTTTAGTTACTAGTAAGAAAGAGTTGGATCGTCAATTCCTGCCGATTTTTAAAAGAATGCTAGAGGAAGCAAATGTGAATACATTGGTATTCCCTAGCAGCGCCTCTGTTGGGCAGTTTGTTGATGCCTTGCAAGAATGCGACATCGATGCCCTCAAGTTATGGAAGGATTTGCAAGTTGTCAGTATGGGAAAACAAACAATGGCCGAGGTGGAAGCTGCAGGACTGCCTTCACATGGAATGCCAGAAAAAGCAACAAAGGATGCCCTCGTTGACTTTTTGGCAAGTCAGCAATGTAAGGAAGTGTAA
- the nirD gene encoding nitrite reductase small subunit NirD — MIKTLTRIPVAHYSNLKARSGYSIKIDDMEIALFKVTTGEVYALENHSPHPKGGVLSEGLVSGHYVYCPVYDWKISLADGTVQAPDEGQVRAFQVEINDDIIFIVL; from the coding sequence ATGATTAAAACCTTAACACGGATTCCAGTAGCACATTATTCGAATTTAAAGGCAAGATCAGGCTATTCTATTAAAATAGATGACATGGAAATTGCTCTATTTAAGGTCACAACTGGCGAGGTTTATGCACTTGAAAATCACAGTCCACATCCGAAAGGGGGCGTCCTTTCCGAAGGGCTTGTCAGCGGCCATTATGTTTACTGCCCAGTCTATGATTGGAAGATTTCATTGGCTGATGGTACAGTTCAGGCTCCAGACGAGGGGCAAGTGCGGGCTTTTCAAGTGGAAATTAATGATGATATCATTTTTATCGTATTATAG
- a CDS encoding GNAT family protein, whose protein sequence is MLLKVMEMDDIFAEEILSWKYEAPYDFYNNEYSVAAVRELLNHSYFVVVDDLDEIFGYFCMGESAQVPIGSIFGAYPAGYLDIGIGMNPIFTGQGRGHLFLTFILNHIQSQVGTVSLRLTVVAFNTRAIHLYEKHGFEMKKSFRHGDVLFITMVRE, encoded by the coding sequence ATGTTACTAAAAGTGATGGAAATGGATGATATTTTTGCAGAAGAAATATTGAGTTGGAAATACGAGGCACCCTATGATTTTTATAATAATGAGTACAGTGTGGCGGCTGTGAGGGAATTGCTGAATCATTCCTATTTTGTGGTAGTAGACGATCTTGATGAGATATTCGGATATTTCTGCATGGGGGAATCGGCACAAGTACCGATTGGAAGTATATTTGGGGCCTATCCTGCTGGTTATTTGGATATCGGGATTGGGATGAACCCCATATTTACGGGGCAAGGGCGAGGTCATTTGTTTTTAACGTTTATTCTAAATCATATACAGAGTCAGGTCGGTACGGTATCACTCCGACTAACCGTGGTGGCATTTAATACCCGCGCTATTCATCTCTACGAAAAACATGGATTTGAGATGAAAAAGTCATTTAGGCATGGGGATGTTTTATTTATCACGATGGTTCGAGAGTAA
- a CDS encoding NAD(P)-binding protein, whose translation MSSNYPIMIQLEGKKVVVVGGGKVAERKVSGLLVSGARVVMISPKATEKLQELFEAGKIEWLQRPFCDVDLKGAFMVFAATNDSRVNQLIKESVEPHQLVMIVDDPDSSDFHLPAVVYRGRLSIAVSTGGASPTLSKKIRAQLEREFDDQYAEYLEFLFMKRKWIIGQVADPALKRSLLTAIVSDDFLHSLDREGDFQRLYEELIY comes from the coding sequence ATGAGTTCAAATTATCCGATTATGATACAGCTTGAAGGGAAAAAAGTTGTGGTCGTTGGCGGCGGAAAGGTAGCTGAGCGGAAGGTTAGCGGCCTACTAGTGTCAGGGGCCCGTGTAGTGATGATTAGCCCAAAAGCAACGGAAAAATTACAAGAGCTTTTCGAGGCTGGAAAAATTGAATGGTTGCAACGGCCGTTTTGTGATGTCGATTTAAAGGGAGCGTTTATGGTTTTTGCGGCCACAAATGATAGTAGGGTGAATCAATTGATAAAAGAATCTGTGGAACCTCACCAACTGGTCATGATAGTGGATGACCCGGATAGTTCTGACTTTCACCTGCCAGCGGTTGTATATCGAGGTCGTTTGTCGATTGCTGTTTCAACGGGCGGTGCCAGCCCAACGCTTTCCAAGAAGATTCGTGCGCAGCTTGAACGAGAGTTTGATGACCAGTACGCGGAATACCTCGAGTTTCTTTTTATGAAGAGGAAGTGGATTATTGGTCAAGTTGCAGACCCTGCTTTAAAAAGAAGTTTGTTAACAGCTATCGTTAGTGACGATTTTTTACACAGCCTCGATCGTGAGGGAGATTTTCAGCGGCTATATGAGGAATTGATTTACTAA
- a CDS encoding YueI family protein, with protein MNKPTVDEVLQQGIHGPLETKPDERRKYLGTIRERIIVALYKKQVAEAAVYPQIEQLMKEYPGAQLLLNGNMMYEELSKYVKLATKQKIEHKLVANKEYDTEIGLILAMPHAIDKEEIFITKKKPYLEKPQEKKGLFAKIFKR; from the coding sequence TTGAATAAACCTACCGTTGACGAGGTCTTGCAGCAAGGTATTCATGGTCCATTGGAAACAAAACCGGATGAACGGCGCAAATACTTAGGAACGATCCGGGAACGTATTATTGTTGCCCTTTATAAGAAACAGGTGGCAGAGGCTGCGGTTTATCCACAAATCGAGCAGTTGATGAAGGAATACCCAGGGGCTCAGCTATTACTAAATGGAAACATGATGTATGAGGAATTATCAAAGTATGTTAAATTGGCAACGAAACAAAAGATCGAACATAAACTTGTTGCCAACAAAGAGTATGACACAGAAATTGGCTTAATTTTAGCCATGCCCCATGCAATTGATAAGGAAGAAATTTTTATCACAAAAAAGAAACCCTACTTGGAGAAGCCGCAGGAAAAAAAGGGACTATTCGCAAAGATTTTTAAAAGGTAA
- the aceB gene encoding malate synthase A gives MSTQTTGIEVVGALKAQYDEVLTPEALNFIEELERNFGERRVELLQYRGKRQAEIDNGKLPDFLPETKHIRNGEWTVAPLPKDLQDRRVEITGPTDRKMVINALNSGAKLFMADFEDATSPTWENAVEGQINLRDAINRTIIFEHPNGKKYTLNEETAVLIPRPRGLHLEEKHVLLDGKPISGSFFDFGLYFFHNVKNLLARGTGPYFYLPKLESHLEARLWNDVFVYAQEKLGIPQGTIKATVLIETIMAAFEMDEILYELKEHSAGLNCGRWDYIFSFIKKLRNQTDVILPDRAQVTMTSPFMRSYSLLTIQTCHRRKAPAMGGMAAQIPVKNNPRANDEAFAKVRADKEREARDGHDGTWVAHPGLVPVAMEAFDREMPTPNQIHTPKQQKITITAQDLLEVPGGTITETGVRTNINVGIQYVASWLSGRGAAPIYHLMEDAATAEISRAQLWQWIRHPKGVLADGRKVTIEMYEQLKVEELERIKQEIGTPGFENGRFDEAVQLFDKLILDDEFVDFLTLPGYKQL, from the coding sequence ATGTCGACGCAAACGACAGGTATTGAAGTGGTTGGGGCATTGAAAGCCCAGTACGATGAGGTTTTAACACCGGAGGCTTTAAATTTTATTGAAGAATTGGAACGCAACTTTGGTGAAAGAAGAGTGGAACTGTTACAGTACAGGGGAAAACGACAAGCAGAAATTGATAATGGGAAATTGCCAGATTTCCTGCCTGAAACGAAGCATATCCGGAATGGGGAGTGGACAGTTGCACCACTGCCGAAAGACCTTCAAGACCGCCGGGTAGAAATTACCGGACCAACTGACCGAAAAATGGTGATCAATGCCTTAAACTCAGGGGCAAAATTATTTATGGCAGATTTTGAGGATGCCACTTCACCGACATGGGAAAATGCGGTTGAAGGACAGATCAACCTACGGGATGCAATAAACCGGACGATTATCTTCGAACATCCAAATGGAAAGAAATATACCCTTAATGAGGAAACGGCAGTCCTGATCCCTAGACCGCGTGGCCTCCATCTTGAGGAAAAACATGTGCTATTAGATGGCAAGCCTATCTCAGGAAGCTTTTTCGATTTTGGGTTGTACTTTTTCCATAATGTAAAAAACCTGCTGGCTAGAGGTACTGGACCCTATTTCTACCTTCCAAAACTTGAAAGCCATTTAGAAGCCCGGCTTTGGAATGATGTGTTTGTGTATGCACAAGAAAAGCTTGGAATACCACAGGGAACCATTAAAGCAACGGTTTTGATTGAAACAATTATGGCGGCGTTTGAAATGGATGAGATTCTTTATGAATTAAAGGAGCATTCAGCAGGCTTGAACTGCGGCAGATGGGATTATATTTTCAGTTTCATTAAAAAGCTGCGGAACCAAACGGATGTTATTTTACCAGATCGAGCTCAAGTCACGATGACTTCGCCGTTTATGCGTTCTTACTCATTACTTACGATTCAAACCTGTCATCGCCGTAAAGCACCGGCAATGGGCGGAATGGCTGCTCAAATCCCGGTGAAAAATAACCCACGGGCAAACGATGAGGCCTTTGCCAAAGTCCGTGCTGATAAAGAGCGAGAAGCACGAGATGGACATGATGGAACATGGGTAGCCCATCCAGGACTTGTGCCGGTGGCAATGGAAGCATTCGATCGTGAAATGCCAACGCCAAACCAAATACACACACCGAAGCAACAAAAAATTACGATTACCGCACAAGACCTACTGGAGGTACCGGGCGGAACGATTACAGAAACAGGCGTCCGCACGAATATTAATGTGGGCATTCAATATGTCGCTTCATGGCTTTCCGGCAGAGGTGCCGCACCAATTTATCATTTAATGGAGGACGCGGCAACAGCTGAGATTTCACGTGCCCAGCTTTGGCAGTGGATCCGCCATCCGAAAGGTGTACTCGCTGACGGCAGGAAAGTAACAATTGAAATGTATGAGCAATTGAAGGTAGAGGAACTGGAAAGAATCAAACAGGAAATTGGAACGCCAGGCTTCGAAAATGGCCGGTTTGATGAAGCTGTTCAACTTTTTGATAAATTAATTTTAGATGATGAGTTTGTTGATTTCTTAACATTACCTGGATATAAGCAATTATAA
- the nirB gene encoding nitrite reductase large subunit NirB: MMKKVVMIGNGMAGIRTIEEILKLAPEQFEITIFGQEPHPNYNRIKLSNILQGDTNFDEIIINSLDWYKENHIQLYIGESIVKMDVEAKCVISDQGRKVEYDELIIATGSNSFILPIPGADKIGVTGFRDIQDCEMMIKSARQYKKAVVIGGGLLGLEAARGLLNLGMTVDVVHLMPHLMERQLDPIASSLLRAELEAQGMNFLMEKETVEILGDDRVTGLRFKDGSEVDADLVVMAIGIKSNTAIAKNSGIYVNRGIVVNDFMETSAPHVYAVGECAEHREIVYGLVAPLYEQGKVLAQRICRQAGDPYAGSITGTQLKVAGVDLFSAGEIFEDGTTKSIMVYNEFDGIYKRVLTRDNVIVGIVLYGDTKDSTRLFRMLTKKEDISGVSIFQTACMGSEASDDIAAMPNDELVCGCNGVTKGAIVEAIKAQGLTTLDQVSHCTNAGRSCGRCKPMVSSILAHTLGDQFDAAAAQKTSICGCTTLSREELVAEIKAKGLTSVKEVMNVLEWNNEEGCTKCRPAINYYLGMIHMDEYKDDRDSRLVNEKMHANIQKDGTYSVVPRMYGGVTTAADLKKIAEVAEKYNVPLVKLTGGQRIGLFGVKKEDLPSMWEELDMPSGYAYGKTLRTVKTCVGAQFCRYGTQDSMALGIELEKKFERLDTPHKVKMGVSACPRNCSEAGIKDIGFVGIDGGWEIYVAGNGGVDLRPGDLLFTVKTEEEVMEMTGAYLQYYRETANYLERTSKWVERMGLDHVKEVLADEETRKALNELIDQTLKKYIEPWNEAIQSEEIQDKYYTKHIVAVGSESK; the protein is encoded by the coding sequence ATGATGAAAAAAGTAGTGATGATCGGAAACGGAATGGCTGGGATTAGAACGATTGAAGAAATCCTCAAATTAGCACCGGAACAATTTGAGATAACGATTTTTGGACAAGAACCACATCCAAACTACAATCGAATCAAGTTATCCAACATCTTGCAGGGCGATACAAACTTTGATGAAATCATTATCAATTCGCTAGATTGGTATAAAGAAAATCACATTCAATTATATATAGGCGAATCAATTGTAAAAATGGATGTGGAAGCCAAGTGTGTTATCAGTGATCAGGGGCGAAAAGTTGAGTATGATGAATTAATCATTGCGACAGGCTCAAATTCGTTCATCCTGCCGATTCCGGGTGCAGACAAAATCGGAGTAACCGGGTTTCGTGATATCCAAGATTGTGAAATGATGATCAAGTCAGCGCGGCAGTATAAAAAGGCTGTGGTCATCGGTGGCGGGCTATTAGGTCTTGAAGCTGCAAGAGGTTTGTTGAATCTTGGGATGACAGTAGATGTAGTCCATTTAATGCCGCATCTAATGGAACGACAATTGGATCCAATTGCCTCTTCTCTACTAAGAGCAGAACTTGAAGCCCAGGGTATGAACTTCTTAATGGAAAAAGAAACGGTTGAGATTCTTGGAGATGACCGCGTCACTGGTCTGCGTTTTAAAGACGGATCCGAAGTTGATGCTGACCTTGTCGTGATGGCGATTGGAATTAAATCCAATACAGCTATCGCGAAAAATAGCGGCATCTACGTCAATCGCGGTATTGTGGTCAATGACTTTATGGAAACGAGTGCCCCGCATGTGTATGCGGTAGGGGAATGTGCCGAGCACAGAGAAATTGTTTATGGCTTGGTGGCCCCGCTATATGAACAAGGAAAAGTATTAGCACAGCGGATATGCCGACAAGCAGGAGATCCATACGCAGGATCCATTACCGGAACACAGCTAAAGGTGGCAGGAGTTGACCTCTTCTCTGCAGGAGAAATTTTTGAAGACGGCACAACCAAATCAATCATGGTTTATAACGAGTTTGATGGAATCTATAAACGGGTGTTAACCAGAGATAACGTGATTGTTGGGATTGTTCTTTATGGGGACACAAAGGACAGCACACGGCTATTCCGGATGTTAACGAAAAAGGAAGACATTAGCGGGGTATCCATTTTTCAAACAGCATGTATGGGAAGCGAGGCAAGTGATGATATTGCCGCCATGCCGAATGATGAACTGGTTTGCGGTTGTAATGGTGTTACAAAAGGGGCGATTGTTGAAGCGATTAAGGCGCAGGGCCTCACAACTCTTGACCAAGTCAGCCATTGCACAAACGCCGGACGTTCATGCGGCCGCTGTAAACCGATGGTCAGCAGCATTCTTGCCCATACACTTGGTGACCAATTTGATGCTGCCGCGGCACAAAAAACAAGTATTTGCGGTTGTACTACGCTTAGCCGAGAGGAATTGGTGGCAGAAATCAAAGCCAAGGGCTTAACAAGTGTAAAAGAGGTCATGAACGTCCTTGAGTGGAACAATGAGGAAGGCTGCACGAAATGCCGTCCGGCCATCAACTATTACCTTGGCATGATTCACATGGATGAATACAAGGATGACCGTGATTCCCGGTTGGTTAACGAAAAAATGCATGCCAATATTCAAAAAGACGGAACGTACTCGGTAGTACCAAGAATGTACGGCGGAGTCACAACGGCTGCGGATTTGAAAAAAATTGCTGAAGTCGCAGAAAAGTACAATGTTCCGTTAGTAAAATTAACCGGTGGACAGCGGATTGGCTTGTTCGGTGTGAAAAAAGAAGATCTGCCGTCTATGTGGGAAGAACTCGATATGCCGTCAGGTTATGCTTATGGAAAAACACTGCGTACCGTTAAAACATGCGTTGGTGCACAATTCTGCCGCTATGGCACCCAAGATTCCATGGCTCTTGGCATCGAGCTGGAAAAGAAATTTGAACGTCTTGATACACCGCATAAAGTAAAAATGGGCGTATCAGCTTGTCCGCGAAACTGCTCTGAAGCAGGAATCAAAGATATTGGCTTTGTCGGTATTGATGGCGGCTGGGAAATTTACGTTGCGGGTAACGGGGGTGTGGATCTTCGTCCTGGTGATTTACTATTCACGGTGAAAACGGAAGAAGAAGTCATGGAGATGACGGGAGCTTATCTCCAATACTACCGGGAAACAGCGAATTATTTAGAGCGTACGTCAAAATGGGTGGAACGCATGGGTCTTGATCATGTGAAAGAAGTCCTGGCGGATGAAGAAACGCGTAAAGCGTTAAACGAACTTATTGATCAAACATTGAAAAAGTATATCGAACCTTGGAATGAAGCGATTCAAAGTGAAGAAATTCAAGATAAATATTATACTAAACACATCGTAGCGGTTGGGAGTGAGTCCAAATGA
- a CDS encoding sirohydrochlorin chelatase produces MKAILYIAHGSRRAAANAKFIAFIQKVMQRSPAVIQAFGFLEHTEPSVAQAVETCIGQGASEITVVPVFLLPGIHTNVDIPAELERYPDSVCQYGKPLGVEDVLVSILVDRLGEAGFGGLENETVLLVGHGSRVTEAAIELERLASSLAEKMACHVHTAFVTTPPFYQGVAGKLADQKIYILPYFLFSGGYTVKMEKELDGNVVFCEPIGFDEKLIPLIEKRATEVEHEFKLSDYDTA; encoded by the coding sequence ATGAAAGCCATTCTGTATATCGCACACGGAAGCCGGCGGGCTGCTGCAAATGCGAAATTTATTGCCTTTATTCAAAAAGTAATGCAGCGGTCTCCGGCAGTCATTCAGGCATTTGGTTTCCTTGAACATACTGAGCCATCTGTGGCGCAGGCGGTTGAAACCTGTATCGGGCAGGGGGCAAGTGAGATTACAGTTGTCCCTGTATTCTTATTGCCAGGAATTCATACGAATGTTGATATTCCCGCGGAGTTGGAACGCTATCCGGATAGTGTTTGTCAATATGGAAAACCGCTTGGTGTTGAGGATGTTTTGGTAAGCATTCTTGTGGATAGGCTCGGCGAGGCAGGCTTTGGCGGGTTGGAGAACGAGACGGTGCTGTTGGTGGGGCATGGGAGCCGTGTGACTGAAGCAGCGATTGAATTGGAAAGACTTGCTTCAAGTTTAGCTGAGAAAATGGCTTGTCACGTTCACACAGCCTTCGTTACAACGCCGCCATTTTATCAAGGGGTGGCAGGGAAACTAGCGGACCAGAAGATTTATATTCTCCCCTATTTCTTGTTTTCAGGAGGATATACCGTCAAAATGGAGAAAGAACTAGATGGGAATGTTGTTTTTTGTGAACCGATAGGCTTTGATGAAAAATTAATTCCGCTGATTGAAAAACGGGCAACGGAGGTGGAGCATGAGTTCAAATTATCCGATTATGATACAGCTTGA
- the aceA gene encoding isocitrate lyase, with the protein MTNLRVAQLQESWEMDSRWNGITRPYTAEDVIKLRGSIDIEHTLAQKGSEKLWKLLNEEDYINALGALTGNQAVQQVKAGLKAIYLSGWQVAADANLSGHMYPDQSLYPANSVPSVVKRINQALQRADQITHSEGDDSIDWFAPIVADAEAGFGGQLNCFELMKGMIEAGASGVHFEDQLSSEKKCGHLGGKVLLPTQTAVRNLIAARLAADVMGVPTVLVARTDANAADLITSDIDMNDAPFITGERTPEGFFRVKAGINQAIARGLAYAPYADLIWCETSEPNIEEARQFAEAIHEQFPGKLLAYNCSPSFNWKKKLDQETIATFQQELGKMGYKFQFVTLAGFHALNHGMFELARGYKERGMAAYSELQQAEFESEQYGYTATRHQREVGTGYFDQVSMVITGGTSSTTALKGSTEEEQFTGSTKK; encoded by the coding sequence ATGACAAATTTAAGAGTAGCGCAATTACAAGAAAGTTGGGAAATGGATAGCCGTTGGAATGGAATTACACGACCATACACTGCGGAGGATGTCATTAAATTGCGCGGGTCGATTGATATTGAACATACTTTGGCACAAAAGGGCTCCGAAAAACTATGGAAACTATTAAATGAAGAAGACTATATTAATGCCCTTGGTGCCTTAACAGGAAATCAGGCGGTCCAGCAGGTAAAAGCAGGACTGAAAGCCATTTACTTAAGCGGCTGGCAAGTAGCGGCAGACGCCAACCTTTCCGGACATATGTATCCGGACCAAAGCTTGTACCCGGCTAACAGCGTTCCAAGTGTTGTCAAACGAATTAATCAAGCATTACAGCGTGCTGACCAAATCACCCATTCAGAGGGAGATGATTCCATCGATTGGTTCGCCCCGATTGTTGCCGATGCAGAAGCAGGCTTTGGCGGCCAATTAAACTGTTTCGAATTGATGAAGGGCATGATTGAAGCCGGTGCGTCAGGTGTACACTTTGAAGATCAGCTTTCTTCTGAGAAAAAGTGCGGCCACTTAGGTGGTAAAGTATTGCTGCCAACACAAACGGCGGTTCGCAATTTGATTGCGGCACGGTTAGCGGCTGATGTGATGGGCGTGCCAACGGTACTAGTTGCCCGGACGGATGCCAATGCGGCAGATTTAATTACAAGTGATATCGATATGAATGATGCGCCTTTCATTACCGGCGAGCGGACACCGGAAGGATTTTTCCGAGTGAAAGCAGGGATTAACCAAGCGATTGCCCGCGGCTTAGCTTACGCTCCATACGCCGACCTTATTTGGTGTGAGACTTCTGAGCCAAATATTGAGGAGGCTAGACAATTTGCTGAAGCCATTCATGAGCAGTTCCCTGGTAAGTTACTCGCTTACAACTGTTCGCCATCCTTCAACTGGAAAAAGAAGCTCGATCAAGAAACGATTGCAACATTCCAACAAGAGCTTGGGAAAATGGGCTACAAGTTCCAATTCGTCACACTTGCTGGCTTCCATGCTTTAAACCATGGTATGTTCGAGCTTGCTCGCGGCTACAAAGAGCGCGGCATGGCGGCATACTCTGAATTACAGCAAGCTGAATTTGAGAGCGAGCAGTACGGCTACACGGCAACACGTCACCAGCGTGAGGTTGGAACAGGTTACTTTGACCAAGTTTCCATGGTGATTACAGGTGGAACGTCTTCAACAACAGCTTTAAAAGGCTCTACGGAAGAAGAACAATTCACGGGCTCAACTAAAAAATAG
- a CDS encoding transposase, translating to MNEIFVKSLYEFIVKENLQLYKNLYETTNVTPKTDDYWKKAIGFYDSLTDENKDTLMRIIEQTMIDTISNMLGIIDGSSTLKDCSFEPKLLLDSIDTEGELQDSFLEFIEERDSNS from the coding sequence ATGAATGAGATATTTGTTAAATCACTTTATGAGTTTATAGTTAAAGAGAACCTTCAACTATATAAAAACTTGTATGAAACAACGAATGTTACCCCTAAAACAGATGATTATTGGAAAAAAGCTATTGGTTTTTACGATAGTTTAACTGACGAAAATAAAGATACATTAATGAGGATAATTGAACAAACCATGATTGATACTATTTCAAATATGCTAGGAATAATTGATGGAAGTTCAACTTTAAAAGATTGTTCGTTTGAACCTAAATTACTGCTTGATTCTATTGATACAGAAGGAGAACTGCAAGATTCGTTTTTAGAATTCATAGAGGAAAGGGATAGCAACAGCTAA